The Microcoleus sp. FACHB-68 genomic interval TCATGCTGGAGACTTTATTATTCCGGGCATTCTCTTTCTCTACATTGCCGGCTGGATTGGTTGGGTGGGCCGCGCTTATCTCCAAGCGGTTCGCAAAACCGATAGCCCTGAAGAAAAAGAAATCATCATCGATGTTCCCACGGCAATTAAGTATATGCTAACCGGCTTTACCTGGCCGCTAGCAGCTATTAAAGAAGCCATCAGTGGTGAACTGTATGCCAAAGATAATGAAATCCCGGTATCACCCCGCTAGTCCCCTCTCAGTTGCTTAACTTTTTAAGGAGAATCAACCATCATGCAAGGTTTACCCAGATATCTTTCCTCCGCGCCGGTTCTCGCCACAATTTGGATTTCCCTTCAGGCTGCCGGCCTGATTGTGTTTAACTACTACTTCCCTGATCTGCTGTTCCATCCTCTTCCGTAGAAGGTTCGCGATCAGTTTGTAGGGGCGGGTTTTGTCGTTTAATATCGGGTTCGACGTTAAGTTGTCAGCCAAACCCGCCCGTACATCTGTTAGTGGCGACTGATAGCCGGTTTAAAACACAAATCTAGAAAACAAAACTCGTGGTCGTGTCGGGCAAGTGCGCCGCACAGAGCGCGAGTTTTATTATTACAGCAGAAAACAGATTTAGGTATAATTATTGTGTTTCTCTTTTCCCAGAGATGATGCTTATAAAAGCTGATTGATGGGGGAAAACATTGCAACTTTTTTTTATTTAAATATGAGCCAATCTGTGCAATCGAAAAGTGACCCTAGGGATCGTGAAGTTGTCTACCCTGCCGGCGATCCGCAAGTGGGAAATCTGGCAACGCCGATTAATGCTTCAACTTTAACGAAGGCTTTTATTAATAATTTGCCGGCTTATCGGAAGGGTTTGTTACCCCAGCGTCGTGGTTTAGAAATTGGGATGGCGCATGGATATTTTTTATTTGGCCCCTTTGCCTGGACAAATCCACTTCGTGGCACTCAA includes:
- a CDS encoding Photosystem I reaction center subunit III — its product is MRRLLALILAIGLWISVAPTAFAGEPNVAGLVPCSESPAFQQRAQNARNTTSDPQSGQKRFERYSQALCGPEGLPHLIPDGRWSHAGDFIIPGILFLYIAGWIGWVGRAYLQAVRKTDSPEEKEIIIDVPTAIKYMLTGFTWPLAAIKEAISGELYAKDNEIPVSPR
- a CDS encoding photosystem I reaction center subunit IX (Enables the organization of the psaE and psaF subunits) is translated as MQGLPRYLSSAPVLATIWISLQAAGLIVFNYYFPDLLFHPLP
- a CDS encoding photosystem I reaction center subunit XI, which codes for MQSKSDPRDREVVYPAGDPQVGNLATPINASTLTKAFINNLPAYRKGLLPQRRGLEIGMAHGYFLFGPFAWTNPLRGTQAGNLLGLMEAASIVVILTFALSLYAAVLNENKPISTITTPHPPEAFSTQEGWSNFATGFLVGGIGGAIFAYLVYQIFV